A stretch of the Asticcacaulis sp. ZE23SCel15 genome encodes the following:
- the accB gene encoding acetyl-CoA carboxylase biotin carboxyl carrier protein translates to MSSPKGSSDPIDPRLVRKLADILKETDLSEIEVEQGELKIRVARQLTAAPAATYAVASAPVAAPAPQAPAAAPAAEAPKAAAKDVVSSPMVGTAYLSPQPGAPVFIKVGDRVKAGQTIMIVEAMKTMNPIPSPKDGVVAEILVADAAPVEFGAPLIAFE, encoded by the coding sequence ATGTCTTCTCCCAAAGGTTCCTCCGACCCCATCGATCCGCGTCTGGTACGCAAACTTGCGGATATCCTCAAGGAAACGGATCTGTCCGAAATCGAAGTCGAACAGGGTGAGTTGAAGATCCGCGTTGCGCGTCAACTGACGGCGGCCCCTGCGGCAACCTACGCTGTGGCGTCCGCACCCGTGGCTGCCCCCGCACCGCAAGCCCCGGCTGCCGCACCCGCCGCTGAGGCCCCGAAAGCTGCCGCCAAGGATGTCGTGTCATCGCCTATGGTCGGCACGGCTTACCTGTCGCCGCAACCCGGCGCGCCAGTGTTTATCAAAGTCGGCGATCGCGTTAAGGCCGGTCAGACCATCATGATCGTCGAAGCCATGAAAACCATGAACCCGATCCCGTCGCCCAAAGACGGTGTGGTGGCCGAAATTCTGGTGGCGGATGCCGCCCCCGTCGAATTTGGCGCGCCCCTGATCGCGTTCGAGTAA
- a CDS encoding VOC family protein, with the protein MPQLTLLVLRAKAPNELARLYALFGCSFVEESHGNGPVHLSSEIGGLVLEIYPRGEGDPNTGAVRLGFLVENLEAVLAKAEVIGARLLKSPASSPWGLRAVIVDSEGHKIELTEKLESE; encoded by the coding sequence ATGCCTCAACTGACACTCTTGGTTTTGAGGGCCAAAGCGCCTAATGAATTGGCTCGATTATATGCGTTGTTCGGATGCTCGTTTGTCGAGGAAAGCCATGGTAACGGCCCTGTCCATTTGAGCTCAGAAATTGGTGGGCTTGTCTTGGAAATATATCCTCGTGGTGAGGGTGACCCCAATACCGGAGCTGTTAGGCTCGGCTTCTTAGTCGAAAACTTAGAGGCGGTTTTGGCTAAAGCTGAGGTCATAGGGGCCAGATTGCTGAAATCACCCGCATCAAGTCCATGGGGATTACGGGCGGTAATAGTGGATAGTGAGGGACACAAAATTGAACTCACGGAAAAGTTAGAGAGCGAATGA
- the aroQ gene encoding type II 3-dehydroquinate dehydratase codes for MSKSIYVLNGPNLNLLGVREPEIYGYTRLDDIKASCEALTTAAGFDLVFHQSNHEGQLIDWIHEARTDAAALIINPAGYGHTSVALLDALKTLTVPIIECHLSNPAAREAFRHHTYVSHVAKGVIAGFGPIGYELAISAVLRLLEQP; via the coding sequence ATGTCTAAGTCCATATATGTCCTTAATGGCCCCAACCTCAACCTTCTTGGGGTCAGGGAACCGGAAATTTATGGGTATACTCGCCTTGACGACATCAAGGCGTCCTGTGAAGCCCTGACAACCGCCGCTGGTTTTGATCTGGTCTTTCACCAATCGAATCACGAAGGCCAGTTGATCGACTGGATACATGAGGCCCGCACCGATGCTGCGGCGCTCATTATCAATCCCGCCGGTTACGGTCATACCTCAGTGGCGTTGCTGGATGCGCTGAAAACCCTGACCGTGCCGATCATCGAATGTCACCTGTCCAACCCGGCGGCGCGCGAAGCGTTTCGCCATCACACCTATGTGTCTCATGTGGCCAAAGGGGTGATTGCAGGTTTCGGCCCCATTGGTTATGAACTGGCCATATCGGCGGTTCTGCGCCTTCTTGAACAACCATAA
- the thiS gene encoding sulfur carrier protein ThiS gives MVKILLNGESKEVGAANILALIEEIGIEARKLAVEQNLEIVPRSQYHETAINDGDRIEIVHFVGGG, from the coding sequence ATGGTAAAAATCCTGCTGAATGGCGAATCCAAAGAGGTTGGCGCGGCGAATATTCTGGCCCTGATCGAGGAGATCGGAATCGAAGCCCGTAAGCTGGCGGTCGAGCAGAATCTCGAAATCGTGCCGCGTTCGCAGTATCATGAGACGGCTATCAACGATGGTGACAGGATTGAAATTGTCCATTTCGTCGGTGGCGGGTAG